A single genomic interval of Corylus avellana chromosome ca10, CavTom2PMs-1.0 harbors:
- the LOC132162851 gene encoding NAC domain-containing protein 83-like: MMDSVEEYFKILPPGYKFCSKEDELIRSKEDELIRDYLKPKVFNEPLPPNPITDDRSRLIVEANMMYSVEEYFKILRPGYKFCSKEDELIRDYLKPKVFNEHLPPNPITNDRSRLIVGANMKDSVEEYFKILPPGYKLCPNDAMVFNEPLPPYPNINDKKYISINLGIFQVIRDDKQVKDAVNTIIGFKKSLVFYNGKPGHVNKTKWIMHEYTINDPPPNKTGENDMTLDDLILCRIYKKIDKGKTCTQDDQQPMKMIGPVDDKMEL, translated from the exons ATGATGGATTCTGTAGAAGAATACTTTAAAATTCTCCCACCTGGGTATAAGTTCTGCAGCAAAGAAGATGAGCTAATTCGCAGCAAAGAAGATGAGCTAATTCGGGATTACTTGAAGCCCAAGGTGTTCAACGAACCCCTGCCACCAAACCCGATCACGGATGATAGATCGAGGTTAATTGTTGAGGCAAATATGATGTATTCTGTAGAAGAATACTTTAAAATTCTCCGACCTGGGTATAAGTTCTGCAGCAAAGAAGATGAGCTAATTCGGGATTACTTGAAGCCCAAGGTGTTCAACGAACACCTGCCACCAAACCCGATCACGAATGATAGATCGAGGTTAATTGTTGGGGCAAATATGAAGGATTCTGTAGAAGAATACTTTAAAATTCTCCCACCTGGGTATAAGTTGTGCCCCAACGACGCCATGGTGTTCAACGAACCTCTGCCACCATACCCGAACATCAACGACAaaaaatatatctctataaacctCGGAATCTTTCAG GTTATTAGAGATGACAAGCAAGTTAAAGATGCAGTAAATACCATTATTGGGTTTAAGAAATCACTGGTGTTCTACAATGGAAAACCTGGTCACGTTAACAAGACCAAGTGGATTATGCATGAATATACAATTAACGATCCTCCTCCAAACAAAACGGGTGAAAATGACATGACA TTGGATGACTTGATCTTATGTAGGATCTATAAGAAAATTGATAAAGGGAAAACCTGTACTCAAGATGATCAGCAGCCCATGAAGATGATTGGCCCTGTAGATGACAAGATGGAGCTGTAG